Within the Erigeron canadensis isolate Cc75 chromosome 6, C_canadensis_v1, whole genome shotgun sequence genome, the region aatgagtgattttagtcttattttaagtgtatttgatgttcataagacctggagatgtgttaaagtcgtttgagatgtgtttggttaggttttggggttgtttttcacgactggtcgtcgtaactcccgttacggttgtgtaactcccgttacctAGGTAACTGCGATAACACCTCCACTGTAATtcccgttacaaattttcgtaactcccgttatgcctgtaactcccgttaaagttttcgtaactcccgttagggactgattttgttaacatttttaaacgatcatgacttttgaaccgtaactccgtttttgacaaataagatatccacggaatcgtgggaaagtctactttctaatggtaatgctttttAAAGTTAAGGATGATGTCAAGTTTacaaaaaggttaatttagtgagtgatttCCATGATCTGTCGAGTTATGTAAGTTCTAAAGCATTAATCGAACCTCCAATGCATCAAGTCTTGTcgtgggtcatgtttataggtatcgagacctgagttatgaccataagtaagtgggtaTTTTATTAGCTCAtaatgtcgtttaatgattataggtagtcggaatacttgcaaagctcggtaacttaagttatcatttcttgtgcactctattgaggtaagatacactactttgacacgctgagggttcaacaaaaacatagttttcatataataacatcccaaatggtatcttgtttgcttatgggtattcgggattatacgggaggtgatatgggctatgtagatgcatataaaagcctgaaatgctaccccaatgatacgtattgctatgagatgttatgtatgcttaatagatgatatgatatgaaatgatgtacgatctaagatgataaatgttatgcaatgttgtaatgatatacgatatgcaatgatatatgatgatgtacgtgatgtaacaatgtatgcgatgtgatgatatgaaatgaaatgctatgaaatgtgatgtatgatgatgatatgtgaaatgtgcatgattacatggcttgttcatctagttcactagacttattaagttgccatgacacgtgcacgtttaagggcccaaacgtaaaagatgatatgtgatgatgtttaggtaacgtggacacctaaactatatgtgatgaaaaccgagctcgtatatgatatgaaagtgttaagcttaacccgtacttgcccttgcccggtgagtgcgtatatggttgcttgggtggctccttgcaacgtaattacgtggtttgagtatctccgggtggagtgattacccaccaatgtctttgaacatacggactactcctggattggcttgtcattccttaacgacactgatggaccgctgaaaagcttatccatccagtcgggtgtgaggttccctgttaggtcttatgaccacctacacacaaacttacaccttatatgtgatgagtaacttatgtcacgcctaatgtaagtgacttatgtcacactatacgatgatgcttatatgttatatgtaaagtaaaagatgattaggcacagttaggtgattcaacctatgatgatgatgtttgatgcgGTGATATGTTATGGATGATGTGATGCATTGATGTGATATGTGCCTTGACGATGtaattatgacttttatataatgttttaaatggacaaacgttttataacttatgtgttatcttacttagctaacacttgctcttttaaaatgtgttgttccctcaggtccaacattagtgggcaggtagatgtgagaagacgtgaggcatgggtagatgatcttgaagctggctatagtttacctatagtggctgctcgctttagacattttctttatgtttagataaaaatgacttgtattgataatgtagtcggttgtttaatgttgggcaaccgataggtttccatttgaacttattttaatgatatggctagtaacactatttaatgaataaaccaaacagattttgttggtttggacttttaaagtttccttccgctttcttttgacgccgttaggcgaaagtttttggaaatccatgttTTTAAATGACGAGTGTTACAAAAACACATTGCGATTTTGCACccaaaaaaaagtcaaagtcaacataTTGTGATTTTACAAAATCTCGTAGCGATTTTGAAGATCTCGTAGCGTTTTGGAGATCTCGTAGCGATTTTAAGGTTCTTTATGCGGTTTTGTCCAGTTATTGCGATTTATATgactattttgtgataattagAAAAAACTTGGTTTTTTTGGTACAATCACAATAAAATTTGACTAGTGTCGCAATTTTctgttaataaaattatatccTTATATTAATAGGAGTGAAATCATGAACAGTACACATGATAAATACCTGCCTGCTAACAGCAAAAGATATAGCCATTCCAAATCCACCCAACAACAACCGTTGCTTCGACCGGAGGTAGTTTACTAACTCTTTTAGGTAGAAGCACCTATTTGCCTACGTGGCGAATTACTATTCGTCCGCCGCACATATAATAAATCACTAATCGGATTTTGCCACATCGCACTTCGTTTTGGTTTTTAAACACGGGTTACTTAGTGGTTTTCCTCCTAGTTTTCCCTTTGAGTTTACAACtaatatattgcaactttttcGGCGTCATATCTGAATCATTATGTACCACTATTTAGTTTTTCTCACACTTTTTTTCTTagatgtttttaattaaaatattgaaaactttcatcaattttttttttcatttttgatttttggtttattgcacctataaaatatatgtattcgttagtataaatttttagaatcatTTGTagtattgattttaaataaatatgtatttcatatgttaaatttttaagtaacatatataatgacacatcattaataataaatgtaatCACAATAATTGAAACCCCGTAATGCGCATAAGTAAATCTAACGTGGTTTTGaccttaaataaatatatattttaaataaacttATCAATGACGTAATCATTTTTAATTAGACGGTTTACAAATGTTTCAACAAAATTGTActggttatttatttattaaagttttaatgtttttgaaaaatcatcaaatatgtggatatatactttttaaatccaaataacatggtaaaatactaaaattttaatatgacGGATTTGAAGATCCCGGAAAAACGCATGAGCATCCGGTATCCAGTTGGCCTATGGCCTAATGCCATTGAAGTACTCAAACAAACAAGACTTTTACTCGtatttcattttatgttttatcaCTTGTAATTATTATTCTATTCATTTGGTTTAAACTGTACGGTATTTTGATTACTCCGTAGCGTAAATTATAAATCATATTGTTCTAACATTATGTTGTAGCTGTCTTGCGTactatttatcttttttaataactataagtatttttattttgttgttatgAGTTTATGTAATCCATTACGCACACATTTAATCGTAccaaatttatttgtatatgcAGTTTGAAATTTGAATCGAATTATATATTCTCAACCACTTTTCTATTTAAATTGATAGTCCCAACTACTAAAGAACAACTAATAAATAAACGCTACAACTTTCCAGAAAAACTTGAAAAGGTAATTTTGTTTTTGCAACAGTCGTATTTTGTATAAGCATGCTAAATATCTTTAAATGAGTCTCAAAATTTGTATCATTCTTTCCCTAATCccaatatttggtttaataTGAGTATAATTCTTGTACTCGTATACCTTATATTTGATAATGAACAGTTTAAGTAGATTTATCATATTCATatggtttatatataatttgttctGTTAAAAGGAAACGATACTAATGCTCATCTCAAGAGTCTCGTTATTTCTTCGTCGCCTAAGCAAAACGTCTCATCAGTTGTGTATGTCAGTTAACCGGCAAGGAAGAGACGAGCATAGTGGTCCCCATCGGTTACGATGAGAGATAGCATGGTGTATGTGTATAAATAACAAGGTTGGAGAACTCGTGACTCAAACTCGACTCGACTCGACTCGACGAGTGGAAAGTGAGAAGTTTTTTTGGAGAATCAGATTCAACTCGGGGAAAACTCGgattgaaattttatatacaaacatagttatttttgaaattatatgtaatataaccAACTCTTCGTAGTTGGTCACCAGCTGCCACTTTCTATGAGCAacctgggttcgaatcttgccagaggcagaattgaatttaagtgattgaattaccttgacactatccaTGCTGGGGTTATGTgagtaccaattcggtacatgggatcaaacggttcctatcaatctaccggttttttttaaaaaattaaaaatatattccaaacttacaatttcaacataattgtttaaaaacattaacataataattaaaatttgaaattaaacGCTAGATTAGTTGATAAATTCACGTTttatcatcattttgtccttatCAAGGTTagaactcgtgactcggactcGGCGAGGTGGGAGTACTTAAGAATTTATTTTGAGTACTTAGTCGATTCAGAGGAGTTTTACAACCTTGATAAATAATACgtaaatgttttttaaaaaacaactgAGAAATTTTTAAGGcattatttataaaagtgtGTTAGTATAAATATTCATACGTGATGCTGACGTAGTAAAACTAACGAGATTGGGATTTGGGAGTAATCCAAGACATGAGGTTTGTTTGGTTAGTTGGTACGGGTGCAAGAATGAATGAACGAGTTTAGCTCCCGAATAAAATGTGAGTAGTTTACAAATTAAATTCAAACacaaatgtaaatataaattttctttaaatacATTAAGAAAAGATATGATCGggtttagatatatatatgtttgttttctCGTAGATGGGTCGAAGTGTTATTTTTATTTCGATTATATATTTCAGAAGCTTTATCTAATAATTTATAAGATTGTAATAAGATTCATAGTTTCATACTTAAAACATGTTTGTAAAAAGTCTAAAATGATAATTAGCACCTCACTTCAGAAGTTCAGAGTGTTAAATTTACCACCTAGCAAAAAATCATGTATACAGATTTAACAAAAGTCGTGAATgaacattaaattaaatcagTCCCATTTATTTGATGCTAAATTATTCCTTACATATACATGTGTGTTACATCTACGTACAATTGATATCCAAAACTTTTTgattcatgtatgtatatacatttaCATTCACAATCTCCCATCATACTAAAACAGGatataattaaacatatatatatatatactcggaATCGAATGATctagaaaaatataaacatatattttttttttctttttgattggAATCAAATCAAAGATGATAATAACACATTAAATTAAGAGGGGAATtaattaatgactaaaaaaatcTACCAATTAAGCCTTGCCTATATGGTAAATACGATTTTCTTTTACCATCTTGACGTTTAGCTCTCTGTTGCACATAAAACAATTCATGTATCGACTTTGGCTTCGTTTTTCCTCCTGAATACACGGCGACTTCTCCGGAATTCCCTTTCTCCTTGCGCAAATCaactttatcattattattatccgTAAATAAAATCATTGGAGGTTCTTTGCCTTCACTATTACTCCGCATAAGTAGGAGGTCCTTTATTCTCCAACGTTTCGACCCCGATCCCGTTGAActactttttttacatttacttAATGGTGATCCAGCTCCATTTTGATCAGTTTTATTGTTTCTCCATACACAGAACATTCCAGAACCTTCTTCTTCGGATTCCGATTCTGATGAGGAAGCGTAttcttctttttcaagttcGCGATCGCGATCACGTtctgaaataaataaattttgtaaCGAATCGATATTTGGACCATCACATACTACTATATGTTCTTTTTCCGTCAACAGATCACGGTTGAAAAAAGGGAAAACTTGTGTTTTGTGATCACAAACGATGTCGGTTGGTGAGAATTCAAACTCTTGTTCTAAATTCTCTTGTTGACACTGAATGCTGACTCTAGCGGCCGTTTCGGCGGTGTTGGAAGAATAACAACTGAAGCTAGGGCAGAACCCTAGCTCCTTGTGTTCTtccattatataaataaatttagaaaCGAAAATAAATTagagaaaatgataataatatttggAAGTGAAAGGAGAAGTGAAATAAAATTTGAGAGAGAGTTTGGTACAGAGGGGAGATTTATAGGGGAGGAGAAGGAGAACGTGACAGGGGGGTGCATATGGGCCGTGGTGttacatttaaatttacacTAGAAAACAAATTCTTATATCGCGCTTTCCACGCCTTAAAATAGTAAAAACATTTGATCGAATAGAATATTATGAGTAAAGTATAACTAGTAGTGTAAAACAATTGAGAGAGTTTGTTGACATGTTAATTTCAtgttcatattttatatatttgtcatTGAtcaatttgttaattaattgtaCAATTATTTTGTCATcgatattgttttattattataaagaaaaaatatcaaTTGTAAATCTCATCTCATAAAATAATATACGTCGTGCGCTTATCATTTCGTTTATCTATAgatttattatatttgatatctaataatttgtatttaattaagaatACGAGTATGTGACACTTCACTAACTTttaagaaaagtcaaaataacaAAATGGAACAATGCATCAAAgttttcaattttgttttcgTCGTCGTTAGGAGGTGGGAGTGGATGTGGGGTGGTGATCGGTGAACCCCGGCCCCGCATGGGAACACCGCCGCCAAGGGGTCGGGGTGGGGAACATATGGCCGAAAACGGGGAAGGGAGCCCAAGGAGAGAGAATCGGACGTGGGGCCCGCGTGCAGGAAATGGACCAATGGTGGCTGGACACGTGGCGAGGGGAGCGGGGGTAGTAGCTAGCCGTtgcttcttttctctttttttttgtcttttacctctttctctatatatatatactcttttctTCCCAAAACAACATACAATTACTATCATTTtcactacatttttataaaattcaaacaccccaaccttttcatcactaatttctTACACCCAACACCAAAAAATATGGCTTCCGGTCTTTTGGATAATTCGAGCGACTCTCCCGACGAATCAAACGATAGCTCTATGGAATTCTTTGTTAACGCGTTACACTTTCTTGAAGATACGGCAACTTCTAGTGCTCCTCAAACTCGACGGTATACGGACCGGCGTCGGGAAATTGGTCTTTTCACTCTTTTGAACGATTggttcgttcaacaaccaaaatACGAAGATGATTACTTTCGAAAGAAGTTTCGAATGGACAAGACCATGTTTTTAGATATCGTGCACGACATTGAAGCAAACTTCCCGTATTTCCAAGAACGTTACGatgcaagaaaaagaaaaagttttacggCGATACAGAAATGCACATCCGCCGTTAGGCAACTCGCGACGGGTAACGCACCAGACGAGTATGACGAGTACTTGTGCATGGCAGCCAGAACCGTACGTGAGACCCTTGATTATTTTTGTGGCGCCATCATTCGGTTGTATAGCCGAGAGTACCTACGCAGGCCGACGTCACACGACGTTGCACTCATCTTCGAGGCCCACGAGCTTCGACATCATATGTCTgggatgcttggtagcatcgatTGCACACATGTCGAGTGGTCGGCATGTCCTAGACATTTGAGAGGGCAATACACGAGGGGTGACCACAACGGTCCAACTATTATGCTTGAAATCACCGCGTCACaagatttgtggatttggcatgcttttttCGGTGTCCCGGGAtcaaacaacgacatcaacgtgttGAACCAATCCGATTTGTATGTCACAGCGCGTAACGGAACGGCTCCGGATTCTTCATTCCGCGTGAATGGCCGAGATTATAAACGTGGCTACTATCTTAGTGATGGGATCTACAACAAGTGGTCAACACTTGTTAAAGCATACCCGTATCCAACCGACCCTaaggaaaaaagattcaagaaattgCAAGAGGCGGCCAGAAAAGATGTCGAGCGAGCTTTTGGTGTCCTCAAAGGTAAATGGAAAATTCTTCAACGACCTCTTCGACCTCAAACGAAAGACAAAATTGGAAAGTATGTTCATACATGTATTATcttacacaacatgatcattaaGAGGGACGGGAGGGCAATCTCACCGGTCCATATAATGGACCCGCCAGTGCAACCGGTGTTCGATGAAAGTGTGTATGTGGAGTTGATAGACGAAGAAGTTCACCATCGCCTTCGATATGATCTTACGGAGCACGTATGGGCTCAAGATTTGGCGTATCTcgatgattagtttttttttagtattatgtaatgtttcttttttttttaagtattatttaatgtttattgtttttaagtattatgtaatgtttattttttttaagtattatgtaatgtttctttgttttaatataataaaagggtatgttttttaattttaatataatttgtgattttgttaagtaaaaataaatggaaataaaaaagatgatgtgaaaaTTGGGGTTGGGGTGAGTGGCGCCAccattttgggatgatttgggtgaattggGAAAGTTTAAGGTATAAGGTTTTTATTGGAAAATGGTGATGTGAAAATTTGGAGAAGATTGGGGTTGGGGTACACTCCCACCCCCCTTATATTTTTACAATAGTATTCTTGCTCGCCGTTATACGATATCAAAATGATTGATCATAAAATCCTTTTTGTTTGATACACATTGGACATATTTGCTAGAATCTTTCTCATAAACTCCATACATTTATCAACCAAAAAGAGATATAGGGGTTAGGAGCGAAGACCACTTTGCCCAAGTAGCAATACAAGTTTCTCATAAGATTACCCAAAACTGATCATCATATCCTCTCCTTTGTTGCCGATTATAGATCAATTAGTCTCATTAGCGCGCAATACAAAGT harbors:
- the LOC122605782 gene encoding uncharacterized protein LOC122605782 — translated: MEEHKELGFCPSFSCYSSNTAETAARVSIQCQQENLEQEFEFSPTDIVCDHKTQVFPFFNRDLLTEKEHIVVCDGPNIDSLQNLFISERDRDRELEKEEYASSSESESEEEGSGMFCVWRNNKTDQNGAGSPLSKCKKSSSTGSGSKRWRIKDLLLMRSNSEGKEPPMILFTDNNNDKVDLRKEKGNSGEVAVYSGGKTKPKSIHELFYVQQRAKRQDGKRKSYLPYRQGLIGRFF
- the LOC122604756 gene encoding protein ALP1-like — its product is MASGLLDNSSDSPDESNDSSMEFFVNALHFLEDTATSSAPQTRRYTDRRREIGLFTLLNDWFVQQPKYEDDYFRKKFRMDKTMFLDIVHDIEANFPYFQERYDARKRKSFTAIQKCTSAVRQLATGNAPDEYDEYLCMAARTVRETLDYFCGAIIRLYSREYLRRPTSHDVALIFEAHELRHHMSGMLGSIDCTHVEWSACPRHLRGQYTRGDHNGPTIMLEITASQDLWIWHAFFGVPGSNNDINVLNQSDLYVTARNGTAPDSSFRVNGRDYKRGYYLSDGIYNKWSTLVKAYPYPTDPKEKRFKKLQEAARKDVERAFGVLKGKWKILQRPLRPQTKDKIGKYVHTCIILHNMIIKRDGRAISPVHIMDPPVQPVFDESVYVELIDEEVHHRLRYDLTEHVWAQDLAYLDD